One window of the Parasphingopyxis algicola genome contains the following:
- a CDS encoding IS5 family transposase (programmed frameshift) — protein sequence MSDLFWLSQAQMRRIEPYFPLSHGVPRVDDRRIVSGIIFVIRNGLRWRDAPAEYGPHKTIYNRFVRWSRMGVFDKIFSALAAKGGEPDQLMIDATHLKAHRTAASLFKKGAVPRRIGRTKGGLNSKLHAVCDHKGRPLIMLLSEGQMSDYKGAALMIGAFPKAKVLLGDKGYDADWLRAALAERGIAACIPSKSNRKVHIPHDTALYRQRHKVENMFGKLKDWRRIHTRYDRCAHTFSSAICIAATVIFWLNQ from the exons ATGAGTGACTTGTTCTGGTTGTCGCAGGCGCAGATGCGCAGGATCGAGCCATATTTTCCGCTATCGCACGGAGTTCCGCGGGTCGATGACCGGCGGATTGTCAGCGGTATCATCTTTGTGATCCGCAATGGTCTGCGCTGGCGCGATGCGCCTGCCGAATATGGCCCGCACAAGACGATCTACAACCGATTTGTCCGCTGGAGCCGCATGGGCGTGTTCGACAAGATATTCTCGGCATTGGCGGCAAAGGGCGGCGAGCCGGATCAACTGATGATCGACGCCACTCATCTCAAGGCGCACCGCACGGCGGCAAGCCTGT TTAAAAAAGGGGCAGTTCCCCGACGTATCGGACGCACCAAAGGCGGCCTGAACTCCAAACTCCACGCGGTGTGCGATCACAAAGGCAGGCCGCTCATCATGCTCCTGAGCGAAGGGCAGATGAGCGACTACAAAGGCGCGGCGCTGATGATCGGCGCCTTCCCCAAAGCCAAGGTCCTGCTCGGCGACAAAGGCTATGACGCCGACTGGCTGCGTGCCGCCCTGGCCGAGCGCGGCATTGCCGCCTGCATCCCCTCAAAGTCCAATCGCAAAGTCCATATCCCGCATGATACCGCACTCTATCGCCAACGGCACAAGGTCGAGAACATGTTCGGCAAACTCAAGGACTGGCGACGCATCCACACCCGCTATGATCGCTGCGCCCACACCTTCTCCTCCGCCATATGCATCGCCGCAACCGTCATCTTCTGGCTCAATCAATGA
- a CDS encoding helix-turn-helix transcriptional regulator yields the protein MIDPDKILRIRTVLHRSGLSRSTLYRKMKEGTFPRQVKISDYCSGWRESEINRWIADPPAYHCEEVETELRQ from the coding sequence ATGATCGATCCCGACAAAATCCTCCGCATCCGAACCGTGCTCCACCGCTCAGGCCTCAGCCGCTCGACCCTCTACCGCAAGATGAAGGAGGGCACCTTTCCACGTCAGGTTAAGATCAGCGACTATTGCTCGGGCTGGCGCGAGTCCGAGATCAACCGCTGGATCGCCGATCCGCCCGCCTATCACTGCGAGGAAGTCGAGACTGAACTGCGGCAATAA
- a CDS encoding tyrosine-type recombinase/integrase has product MSLTALKVKTAPPGRHGDGRGLYLVVKDSGTRSWVLRIQHRGRRRDLGLGPFPDVSLAEARIGAMELRKQVRAGLDPVAERRRGNMVIPSFETAARACYDALKEGWKNRRHASWIASLENHVFPAIGTLPVDEVDSAVVRDVLEPIWLTIPDTARRILQRIGAVLDFAHIRGWLPNEVSLRSVRKGLPRQTATTNHLAAMHYNEVPAFMAKLTDLPPTVGRDALRLTILTAVRSNETRLATWPEFDLRKALWTIPGARMKMNEPHIVPLSRPAIVLLRRVKRERSGHGDLVFSVSSDKPISDMTMIKVLRDMDIEQVTVHGFRSSFTDWVAEETDTPKEVADKALAHKIPNRVEAAYRRTDFLAKRRKLMAAWAAYCGAAAKA; this is encoded by the coding sequence ATGTCCCTGACTGCATTGAAGGTGAAGACCGCGCCGCCCGGCCGTCACGGCGACGGCCGGGGACTGTATCTTGTGGTCAAAGACAGCGGCACCCGGTCCTGGGTGCTGCGCATACAGCATCGGGGTCGGCGCCGCGATCTGGGTCTCGGGCCCTTTCCAGATGTCTCGCTCGCTGAGGCGCGGATCGGCGCGATGGAGTTGCGCAAACAGGTGCGCGCCGGTCTCGATCCGGTGGCCGAGCGCCGCCGGGGCAATATGGTCATACCAAGTTTCGAGACGGCGGCCCGGGCCTGTTATGATGCCTTGAAGGAGGGTTGGAAGAACCGGCGTCATGCGTCCTGGATCGCGAGCTTGGAAAACCATGTCTTTCCGGCGATCGGAACGCTGCCGGTCGATGAAGTGGACAGCGCTGTCGTGCGCGATGTGCTGGAGCCGATCTGGCTGACCATTCCCGATACCGCGCGGCGGATATTGCAGCGGATCGGCGCGGTGCTCGACTTTGCCCATATCCGCGGCTGGCTGCCGAACGAAGTATCGCTACGCTCGGTCCGCAAGGGTCTACCGCGCCAGACAGCGACGACCAACCATCTGGCGGCGATGCACTATAATGAAGTACCGGCCTTTATGGCGAAGCTTACAGACTTGCCGCCGACCGTCGGCCGCGATGCTCTACGGTTGACGATCTTGACGGCCGTGCGATCGAACGAGACGCGCTTGGCAACCTGGCCCGAGTTCGATCTGCGCAAGGCGTTATGGACCATTCCCGGTGCGCGGATGAAGATGAACGAGCCGCATATCGTGCCGCTGTCGCGGCCAGCGATCGTCCTGCTCAGGCGAGTGAAGAGGGAGCGCAGCGGCCATGGCGATCTGGTCTTCTCGGTATCGAGCGACAAGCCGATCAGCGATATGACGATGATCAAGGTGTTGCGCGACATGGATATCGAACAGGTGACGGTGCACGGGTTCAGGAGCAGTTTTACCGACTGGGTGGCCGAAGAAACGGATACTCCCAAGGAGGTCGCGGACAAGGCGCTGGCGCACAAGATCCCAAACCGGGTCGAGGCGGCCTATCGCCGTACCGACTTTCTGGCCAAACGGCGCAAGCTGATGGCGGCCTGGGCGGCCTATTGCGGTGCGGCGGCAAAAGCGTAG